One genomic window of Candidatus Nitrosopumilus sediminis includes the following:
- a CDS encoding isocitrate/isopropylmalate dehydrogenase family protein, which produces MYKISLITGDGIGPELSESVVSVLNTIHDNLDLKFDITTLSAGDKALSETGKALPDETVAAIKQSDACMKAPVGESAADVIVVLRRMLDLYANIRPAKSYPHMPALRDDIDMVIVRENTEDLYTGKEFSLGDSSVALRIISEAASKRIARYAFETAKQRDSMRKVTCVHKSNVMRVTDGMFAKACTDVSKDYPDIAFEEMYVDACAMNLIRQPEQFDVVVTTNLFGDILSDESSQVVGGLGMAPAANIGDNFALFEPVHGAAFDIAGQNIANPSSFLLSIKMMLDWLGNKHNDSKCIEVGEKLESVIFDLVKSGVKTKDIGGTSSTTEFTKQITDNL; this is translated from the coding sequence ATGTACAAAATTTCATTGATTACTGGTGATGGGATAGGTCCTGAATTATCTGAATCTGTAGTTTCTGTTTTGAATACCATTCATGATAATCTCGATTTGAAATTTGATATTACAACATTATCTGCAGGGGACAAGGCCTTATCTGAAACTGGAAAAGCACTTCCAGATGAAACAGTTGCTGCTATAAAACAATCAGATGCTTGTATGAAGGCCCCTGTTGGTGAAAGTGCAGCTGATGTAATTGTTGTTTTAAGGAGGATGCTTGATCTTTATGCCAATATTCGACCTGCAAAGTCATATCCACACATGCCTGCATTACGTGATGATATTGATATGGTCATAGTTCGAGAGAATACTGAGGATCTTTACACTGGCAAAGAATTTAGCTTAGGTGATTCTTCTGTAGCTCTAAGAATAATTTCTGAAGCTGCTTCTAAGAGAATAGCAAGATATGCTTTTGAAACTGCCAAACAACGTGACTCTATGAGAAAAGTCACATGTGTTCACAAATCAAACGTGATGCGAGTTACAGATGGTATGTTTGCAAAAGCTTGCACTGATGTTTCTAAAGATTATCCTGATATTGCATTTGAGGAGATGTATGTTGATGCATGTGCCATGAATTTGATTCGACAACCAGAGCAGTTTGATGTTGTTGTAACTACTAACTTGTTTGGTGATATTTTATCTGATGAATCTTCACAAGTAGTAGGTGGATTGGGGATGGCTCCAGCTGCTAACATTGGAGATAATTTTGCATTGTTTGAACCCGTTCATGGTGCTGCTTTTGATATTGCAGGACAAAACATTGCAAATCCTTCATCCTTTTTGTTATCAATTAAGATGATGCTTGACTGGTTGGGAAACAAACACAATGATTCCAAATGTATTGAAGTTGGAGAAAAACTGGAATCTGTCATATTTGATCTAGTAAAATCTGGTGTGAAAACAAAAGACATTGGCGGAACTAGTAGTACTACAGAATTTACTAAACAGATTACAGATAATCTGTAA
- a CDS encoding 2-isopropylmalate synthase, with translation MKIRIFDTTLRDGEQTIGVSLSPDQKLSIAKKLDELGVDAIEAGFPVISEGELKAVKMITSEGLSCEIAGLTRTIKKDIDAAVDAGLNYIHTFIATSDIHLEHKLKMTRDQALEKAIEAVEYGKSRGLQVEFSAEDASRTDREFLKKVFGEVAKAGADRVNIPDTVGYSTPEYMAKITKDTVEATKLPVSVHCHNDFGLAVANSLAGIHAGAACAHVTINGIGERAGNASLEELSMALKCLPYDQKYETNIKSELIYDASRFISKTVGIIVQPNKAIVGANAFGHESGIHTHGVLSNPLTYEPISPELVGRKRWLQVGKHAGVHGMNAMLSEYGVKPTEEQSQQILDKVKVLGDQGKQITDVELLSIASDVLGEKDLKKIVQLTGFSVSTGIGTMPYAFVKLNIDGQDHVGTDYGVGPVDAALNAIQKITGKLSEIRIKDYGLASISGGSSALCEVTVKVEDALGNKVSAKSVGEDIVTTSVKAVIDAINHIMLKKLLHEKQVR, from the coding sequence ATGAAAATTAGAATATTTGATACAACATTAAGAGATGGGGAACAAACAATTGGTGTTTCTTTATCTCCAGATCAAAAATTATCCATTGCCAAAAAACTCGATGAACTTGGTGTTGATGCAATTGAAGCTGGTTTTCCAGTAATCTCTGAAGGTGAGTTAAAAGCAGTAAAAATGATTACTAGTGAAGGATTGTCATGTGAAATTGCAGGATTAACAAGAACTATTAAAAAAGACATTGATGCTGCAGTTGACGCTGGATTAAACTACATCCACACATTCATTGCAACTTCTGATATTCATTTAGAACATAAACTCAAAATGACTCGAGATCAAGCTCTTGAGAAAGCAATTGAAGCAGTAGAGTATGGAAAATCTCGTGGATTGCAAGTTGAATTTTCAGCTGAAGATGCTTCTAGAACTGATAGAGAATTTTTAAAAAAAGTATTTGGCGAGGTTGCAAAAGCCGGAGCAGACCGTGTAAACATTCCTGATACTGTGGGGTACTCTACTCCTGAATACATGGCAAAAATCACTAAAGATACAGTAGAAGCTACAAAACTTCCAGTAAGTGTTCATTGTCATAATGATTTTGGATTGGCAGTTGCAAATTCTTTGGCAGGAATTCATGCAGGAGCTGCATGTGCACATGTTACAATAAATGGAATTGGTGAACGAGCTGGTAATGCTTCATTAGAAGAACTTTCTATGGCATTGAAGTGTTTACCATATGATCAAAAATATGAGACGAACATCAAATCTGAATTAATTTACGATGCCTCAAGATTTATCTCTAAAACTGTGGGTATTATTGTTCAGCCTAACAAGGCCATAGTTGGAGCAAACGCATTTGGCCATGAATCAGGAATTCATACACATGGTGTATTGAGTAATCCGCTAACATACGAGCCGATTAGCCCGGAATTAGTAGGACGAAAAAGATGGCTTCAAGTTGGAAAACATGCAGGGGTTCATGGTATGAATGCAATGCTTTCTGAATATGGAGTAAAACCTACTGAAGAACAATCCCAGCAAATCTTAGACAAAGTCAAAGTGTTAGGTGACCAAGGAAAACAGATCACTGATGTGGAGTTGCTCTCTATTGCAAGTGACGTCTTGGGAGAAAAAGACCTCAAAAAAATTGTTCAACTAACTGGATTCTCAGTATCCACTGGAATTGGAACTATGCCTTATGCATTTGTAAAACTAAACATTGATGGTCAGGACCATGTCGGAACTGATTATGGGGTAGGACCTGTGGATGCAGCACTAAATGCAATTCAAAAAATTACTGGAAAGCTTTCTGAAATCAGAATTAAGGATTATGGATTAGCATCAATTTCTGGCGGTTCTAGTGCATTATGTGAGGTTACAGTAAAGGTTGAAGATGCATTAGGAAACAAAGTCTCTGCAAAATCTGTTGGTGAAGACATTGTAACTACATCAGTTAAAGCAGTAATTGATGCCATTAATCATATCATGCTCAAAAAATTGTTACATGAAAAACAGGTACGATAA
- the ilvN gene encoding acetolactate synthase small subunit, with protein MWAILSILVENKPGILFKVTHLFRSRNFNIDSISVGTTENPDYSKMTITTYGDEKRIDQIVKQLDKMIDTVKVEHLDEHKTVFRELSLFKIKLSNANDSMEVNKLANAYGGKVHDVKKDSIMVELTATPDQIKAFEELAKPFGILDVARTGVAALQRSGA; from the coding sequence ATGTGGGCAATTCTTTCTATTTTAGTTGAAAACAAACCTGGTATCTTGTTTAAGGTGACTCATCTTTTCAGATCTCGAAACTTCAACATTGATAGCATTTCAGTTGGAACAACTGAAAATCCTGATTATTCTAAAATGACTATCACTACATATGGCGATGAAAAGCGAATTGATCAGATTGTAAAGCAACTTGATAAAATGATTGACACTGTAAAAGTCGAGCATTTAGATGAGCACAAAACAGTATTTCGTGAACTTAGCCTTTTTAAGATAAAACTCAGTAATGCTAATGATAGCATGGAAGTTAACAAATTGGCAAATGCATATGGTGGCAAAGTTCATGATGTGAAAAAAGACTCTATCATGGTAGAATTAACAGCTACTCCTGATCAAATTAAAGCATTTGAGGAATTAGCAAAACCGTTTGGAATTCTTGATGTTGCACGAACAGGTGTTGCTGCTTTGCAAAGGAGCGGAGCATGA
- the ilvB gene encoding biosynthetic-type acetolactate synthase large subunit, translating into MNKMESMTGAKALMVAMEKEGVKQVFGLPGGANLPMYDEFARCNIRHILTRHEQSAAHMADGFGRVSRKPGVCFATSGPGATNILTGIATAQADSAPMIAVTGQVPVGMIGKDAFQESDIIGMANPVVKYAFQPRTAGEIPEVVKKGFFIAESGRPGPVLIDIPKDVQTNEEPMNFPDEFKIQGYHPWADPDIANVEKAIDMLLHAEKPIILAGGGTIISSAFAELQAIAETLMLPVVTTFKGKGAFPENHPLSLGPIGMHGHAEANKMMSEADCVLAIGTRFSDRSVGTFEAFEKRLKIIHMDVDPAEIGKNQTAQIAVIGDVRVNLRVMVKLLLQRAVKKSEETPWIKHVKETKAYWKENLKLHPGEMGAAKILRKLRELLPKESVVTTEVGQHQMWASLFYDVIQPGTFFSSTGLGTMGWGFPAAIGAKVARPDVPVVDIAGDGSFAMTENSLATAVLEDIPVIVFLLNNSTLGMVAQWQRTFYDRRMIGVDQQSCPDYVKLAESYGAQGIRAQSMDELDKAIKTALSSDVATVIDIPIDPEEDVLPFVAPGTSLEEMILPS; encoded by the coding sequence ATGAATAAAATGGAAAGTATGACAGGTGCAAAAGCCTTGATGGTGGCTATGGAAAAAGAAGGCGTCAAACAAGTATTTGGCTTGCCTGGAGGTGCAAATCTTCCGATGTATGATGAATTTGCTCGTTGTAATATTAGACACATCTTAACAAGACATGAACAGTCCGCAGCCCACATGGCTGATGGATTTGGCAGAGTTAGTAGAAAGCCAGGTGTGTGTTTTGCAACATCTGGTCCTGGTGCTACCAATATTTTAACTGGAATTGCAACTGCACAAGCTGATTCTGCTCCGATGATTGCAGTAACTGGACAAGTACCTGTTGGAATGATAGGCAAAGATGCTTTTCAAGAAAGTGATATTATTGGAATGGCAAACCCTGTTGTAAAATATGCTTTTCAACCAAGAACTGCTGGTGAAATTCCAGAAGTTGTAAAAAAAGGATTCTTCATTGCTGAATCAGGGAGACCTGGACCTGTGTTAATTGACATCCCAAAAGACGTACAAACAAATGAAGAGCCAATGAATTTTCCAGACGAATTTAAAATTCAAGGATATCATCCTTGGGCAGATCCTGATATTGCCAATGTTGAGAAAGCAATTGATATGCTACTTCATGCAGAAAAACCAATCATATTAGCTGGTGGTGGAACTATAATATCATCTGCATTTGCTGAATTGCAAGCTATTGCTGAAACTCTTATGCTTCCTGTTGTAACTACTTTCAAAGGAAAAGGTGCATTTCCTGAAAATCACCCTTTGTCCTTAGGGCCAATTGGAATGCATGGACATGCAGAGGCAAACAAAATGATGTCCGAAGCTGATTGTGTATTGGCAATTGGTACTAGATTTTCTGACAGGTCTGTTGGTACGTTTGAGGCATTTGAAAAGAGATTAAAAATTATCCATATGGATGTTGATCCTGCAGAGATTGGTAAGAACCAAACTGCACAAATTGCTGTAATTGGAGATGTACGTGTAAATCTTAGAGTAATGGTAAAATTGCTTTTACAGCGAGCTGTCAAAAAATCTGAAGAGACTCCTTGGATTAAACATGTCAAAGAGACCAAAGCTTACTGGAAAGAAAACTTGAAACTTCATCCAGGCGAAATGGGTGCTGCTAAAATTTTACGTAAACTCCGTGAATTGTTACCAAAAGAATCTGTTGTGACTACAGAAGTAGGCCAACATCAAATGTGGGCCTCATTATTTTATGATGTAATTCAACCTGGAACTTTCTTTAGCTCCACTGGACTTGGTACAATGGGATGGGGATTTCCTGCAGCAATTGGTGCCAAAGTTGCAAGACCTGATGTGCCTGTAGTTGACATTGCAGGTGATGGAAGCTTTGCTATGACTGAAAATTCACTTGCAACTGCAGTGTTGGAAGATATTCCTGTAATCGTATTTCTCTTAAACAATTCTACATTGGGAATGGTAGCTCAATGGCAGAGAACTTTCTATGATAGAAGAATGATAGGTGTGGACCAACAAAGCTGTCCTGATTATGTTAAATTAGCAGAGTCTTATGGTGCTCAAGGAATCAGAGCTCAATCAATGGATGAACTTGACAAGGCAATTAAAACTGCATTAAGCAGCGATGTTGCAACAGTAATTGATATTCCAATTGATCCTGAAGAAGATGTATTGCCATTTGTAGCTCCTGGAACTTCGCTTGAAGAAATGATCTTGCCCTCTTAG
- a CDS encoding YybH family protein, with amino-acid sequence MTDNEEIINVIETLFQAGITKELSVLKDIHLNDPKFSSFSDLPPYDLKDYQNTIELEELKFVSISDYSYEIKNPKISIFGETAVVALELIQKGMLVDTKAYTGEHMEISGRATFVLVKQPTWKIAHIHLSKI; translated from the coding sequence TTGACAGATAATGAAGAAATCATCAATGTTATTGAGACATTGTTTCAAGCAGGAATCACAAAAGAGCTATCAGTGCTAAAAGACATTCATCTGAATGATCCTAAATTTTCCAGTTTCAGCGATTTGCCCCCATATGATCTAAAAGACTATCAAAATACAATTGAACTTGAAGAATTAAAATTTGTCAGCATCTCAGATTATTCTTATGAAATAAAGAATCCGAAGATCAGTATATTTGGAGAAACAGCAGTTGTGGCATTAGAATTAATTCAAAAAGGAATGTTGGTAGATACAAAAGCATACACAGGTGAGCATATGGAAATTAGTGGACGTGCAACGTTTGTACTGGTAAAGCAACCAACATGGAAAATTGCACATATCCACCTATCAAAAATTTAG
- the lsrF gene encoding 3-hydroxy-5-phosphonooxypentane-2,4-dione thiolase, with protein MLQNRRDMDWGLKNRISSIIKPQNNRALMLAVDHGYFLGPTEKLEDPKKVIAPLLKHCDSLMLTRGVQRASVPATTDTPMVLRVSGGSSIIGEDLSQEDITVSIEDAIRLNASALAMSIFVGSKYEYQTIVNLGKLVSEAAKYGLPVLAVTAVGKELGKDARYLSLACRVAAEQGAHIVKTYYCDNFEKVVQSCPVPIIVAGGKKIPERDALQLTYNAIKGGAVGVDMGRNIWQSEHPVSMIRAVRAIVHNNQNVDQAFKLYKKLVSEESKKKPNQKKSNKPNNPNQKKSNKPNNPNQKKSNKPNKPNKPNNPNQNKPNLNQK; from the coding sequence TTGCTTCAAAATCGAAGAGATATGGATTGGGGATTAAAAAATAGAATTTCCAGTATAATTAAACCGCAAAATAATCGCGCATTAATGTTAGCAGTAGACCATGGATATTTTCTTGGCCCTACTGAAAAATTAGAAGACCCAAAAAAAGTCATCGCACCTCTTTTGAAACATTGTGATTCTCTTATGCTTACTAGAGGTGTTCAAAGAGCATCTGTGCCAGCAACCACTGATACTCCAATGGTGTTGAGAGTATCTGGTGGGTCAAGTATTATTGGAGAGGATTTGTCTCAAGAAGACATAACCGTGTCTATTGAAGATGCAATTAGACTAAATGCTAGTGCTCTAGCAATGTCAATCTTTGTAGGCTCAAAATATGAATACCAAACAATTGTCAATCTGGGAAAACTAGTTAGTGAAGCTGCAAAATATGGCTTGCCTGTATTGGCAGTAACTGCAGTAGGAAAAGAGCTTGGTAAAGATGCCCGATATCTGTCATTGGCATGTAGAGTAGCTGCTGAACAAGGAGCTCATATTGTCAAAACTTACTATTGTGATAATTTTGAAAAAGTTGTCCAATCATGTCCTGTTCCAATAATTGTTGCAGGTGGGAAAAAGATTCCAGAACGTGATGCCTTACAATTAACATACAATGCAATCAAAGGAGGCGCAGTTGGTGTTGATATGGGCAGAAACATCTGGCAATCAGAACATCCCGTTTCAATGATAAGGGCTGTTAGAGCAATTGTCCACAACAATCAAAACGTTGATCAAGCATTCAAACTATACAAAAAATTAGTTAGTGAGGAATCAAAGAAAAAACCTAATCAAAAGAAATCAAACAAACCAAACAACCCTAATCAAAAGAAATCAAACAAACCAAACAACCCTAATCAAAAGAAATCAAACAAACCAAACAAACCAAACAAACCAAACAACCCTAATCAAAACAAACCAAATCTTAATCAGAAATAA
- a CDS encoding zinc-dependent dehydrogenase yields the protein MKTASVKEPSVISVDETEKPQLKSGEILVQMQACGICGSDLEKVFGQYGQPSMRLGHEPAGIVLDASSDVTDFKKGDRVFTHHHVPCYDCHFCNHGYETMCQKYYETNLSPCGLSEEYVVPSWNVSHGGVLKISDSLSFEEAAMIEPLACCVRAWSKCSYREGDSAAIFGVGPTGMMHVMLAHAKKFSKIFCFDVNDFRLGFAKKFNITESINSMDENRKQKIHDDTDGRGVDLAIVATSSLKALDDAIDLVRKGGTVMMFGVPSKGAKLDLDMSKIYSKEITLVTSYAASDFDTKEALDLIESSQIDVKQLITHTYTISDSQKAFDHARTGENAMKIIITK from the coding sequence ATGAAAACTGCATCTGTTAAAGAGCCATCTGTAATTTCTGTTGATGAAACAGAAAAACCTCAGTTAAAGTCTGGTGAAATTTTAGTTCAGATGCAAGCTTGTGGGATTTGTGGTTCTGATCTGGAAAAAGTTTTTGGTCAATATGGGCAACCATCTATGCGTTTGGGACATGAACCTGCTGGTATTGTATTGGATGCAAGTTCTGATGTAACTGATTTCAAAAAAGGTGACAGAGTATTTACTCATCATCATGTTCCATGCTATGATTGTCATTTTTGTAATCATGGATATGAAACAATGTGTCAAAAATACTATGAAACAAATCTCTCTCCATGTGGTCTATCTGAAGAATATGTTGTCCCATCTTGGAATGTTTCCCATGGTGGTGTTTTAAAAATTTCTGATTCTCTTAGTTTTGAAGAAGCTGCAATGATTGAACCTTTGGCATGTTGTGTTAGGGCTTGGTCAAAGTGTTCTTATCGTGAAGGTGACTCTGCCGCAATTTTCGGTGTTGGTCCAACTGGAATGATGCATGTAATGCTTGCTCATGCCAAAAAATTCTCAAAAATTTTCTGTTTTGATGTAAATGATTTTCGATTGGGTTTTGCAAAAAAATTCAACATCACTGAGTCAATAAATTCTATGGATGAAAATAGAAAGCAAAAGATTCACGATGATACAGATGGTAGAGGTGTAGATTTGGCAATAGTTGCTACCAGTAGTCTCAAAGCGTTAGATGATGCAATAGACTTGGTAAGAAAAGGCGGTACTGTAATGATGTTCGGTGTTCCATCTAAAGGTGCAAAACTTGATTTAGACATGAGTAAAATTTATTCAAAAGAGATTACCCTTGTTACAAGTTATGCTGCATCTGATTTTGATACTAAAGAAGCACTAGATTTAATCGAGTCTTCTCAAATTGATGTGAAACAATTAATCACTCATACTTACACTATTTCTGATTCTCAAAAAGCATTTGATCATGCACGTACTGGTGAAAATGCTATGAAAATAATTATTACAAAATAA
- a CDS encoding V-type ATP synthase subunit F, whose translation MKIFTVGSKSFVTSFQLAGIPGKISENPQKALEEIKTLTDDSDVGLVLVSDDITESINDELTALRAEKSTLVFALPATGSEKTEVDYRVMLKKILGV comes from the coding sequence GTGAAAATCTTTACTGTCGGAAGCAAATCTTTTGTAACTAGCTTCCAATTAGCTGGAATTCCAGGTAAAATTTCTGAAAATCCTCAAAAAGCATTAGAGGAAATTAAAACATTAACTGATGATTCTGACGTTGGTCTTGTTTTAGTAAGTGATGATATTACAGAATCTATTAACGATGAATTAACTGCACTTCGAGCTGAAAAATCAACTTTGGTGTTTGCATTACCTGCAACTGGAAGTGAAAAAACTGAAGTTGATTACAGAGTGATGCTAAAGAAGATACTTGGCGTATAA